The segment TTCGGTATTTCTCaatccctctctccctgtccaaacatatacacacaaagcaAACCCACATGAATGCACTTGCACAGATACAACACACATGCTACTTAGTTTTATTGGCTTCCCACAGTCCTTTGCCCTCCCCAGCAGTGTGTTTCAGGATCATGTGTCTCTGTTGTTCTTTGAGTCTATTCAtgtcttttcttctcttgtgtccctgtttctcttttgctctggttaaaatgtgcagtttttgaACATTGTGtagaaattatattattttttgcaAAGATTTTTTCCCTgcagtgaaacattttttatgcaCCCTGACATTTTATCTACCCTACATATCCCCTTCTATAATTTCACTTAAAACACTATATGCTATTCTGACTTCATTGTGAAGGAGTGTGTGAAGATAACAGTAACAGTGTAGCCAGTCAGCGCTCCCAACTAGATATGACATTGTTGAATgttaacaaaataacaaatcagGATCATTCTGAATAGCTGACTCTGTAGATTCAGAGCCCACAAACTAATATAATTattaagtataaataaataataaataaagttctTACTGTATACCTACACCGGgacatattgtaaataaaagGGAAGAAGCCAAAAGGTTAGGGAGTAAGaaggtttgacatttttgttcaaGAGGGACATAGAGATACATTTTCTAAACTACTGAGTACTTACCAAATAGTTATGGGATACAGCAGTGTTGTTGTTACTGGGCAGGAAAAATGGGATAACAGTGTTGATACTGAGTTTTACAATTGCAGGGTTGAAAAATTAGAGGTCACTTGGCTGTTGATAGcagtgaaacagtgaaatataatgaaaatgaatagtGGTTTGGTGGAAAATATCTTTCCATTCCATTCCAGGTCCATTCAACTGTTCTGTTCTGacttcagtttcctgttttGCAGTATCATGTCTTCTGAGGGGGTGATGCCAGCAGCTGAACCCAGGTTACACCGACTCTCCTCCTGGTTTGACCCTGAAACTGCTGCGGTGAGATCAGTACACCACTTAGTCTGAGTGGAGTaaactttatttgaatttaaagCCATATATGTTATTATTGAGTAGGGTGTAATACCAACTGTCTGCGTCCGTGTAGGTGGTGACTATCCTCCTGGGGCTGTTCCAGGTGCTGCTGTCTGTCCCACTTGCTTATGCTGACCAAACTCTGCCAAAACTCTTCATACTGCCACTTGTCCTAGGAATTGTAGTATGTATCTCATGATTCTTATTCTCATTTTTAGTCTGTGCTTATGTATTGCCTGCTCTAGCATGTAACTTTACATAACATTTCAGTCATCATTCAAGAATAATGTGAATAATGCCATTCTTCAAAGGGCAACAGCTGTACATGTTCCTCGGTCTTGGTCTTACTGGTCTGCCTTAAAATAGAGGTGTTCAGTACACCAACAGATGAATCTTAAAGCTGAATAGAGTATACCAAATTGTCATTGTCACTGACTGAATCAGTAGCTTTTAGTAGTGGAGCTCCCCTCACTGGTGACTGAAAGCACCTACATTCAACTATCAGCTCAACctcttatatacagtatgctacTTCCTGGTTAAAAGCTTATTGAAAACCCAGAAAGCTAGAAAACAGTCATCATGTCATAATTCTGTTGCAGCTATTAATAACAGTGCTTATAGTCCAGGTTTTACACTGAACTTAATAGAATAGTTTGGACCAGACTGAACAGCCCTTAggtgtcagtatgcttcaaagTGCTGTATAGTGTTGGATGGTCAAACAAGGTCTGAAACTCACTCCCCTCACACATTTCTGACATCTTACGTGAGGGGCTGCGTCCGACAATTTTTGTACACACTGACAATCCACTTCATGTGgtgattggccaggtgtgtggATGTGAGAAAGTAGGCGGTGTTTGAATTATTCTcttaatatcattattttttattctttacaaAACTCTTTGTATTGTGTGCTTGAATGCAACTGCTTAAAGAATGGGTTCACATTTATTCAGGTCTATCCTAATACAACACTCAAATGTCCATGCCTGTAAAACACATTCAGTTAGAGTGACCAAATGGGTGAAATAATTCCTTGTGTAAAAAATATATCCTGGCATGCAGAAATGATATCAAAGATCACCAGGTGAAATACAAGGTTTCTGCAGGATTGTCTGCGGCACTCACGCAGTTAACagtcatgtgtatgtgtgtgtgtgttgcagattGTGGCAGGAGGATCATTCACCATGGCCAATGAGAGGAACCCCAGCAGACTACTGGTATGTTAAGACAACAAGCTAAGCCTCTCATATCTTCTCCTGAATGTCAGACAACACATTCCTGAAAATATTTTTAGGGATCTGATAGATTgacatttcatgttttcatccatacaaacaacaaaatctCATATAAAGTAAACCATATAATTTCATACTCATAGTCAACCTAGGCACAATCTCTTAGGGCCATTGTGATATTACTTGtaataatactgtaaatatactttgtattattttataaatgttaacagTAATTCACATAAAAAGCAAGAACATCAGCTCATTTAAATTTTACTACAGTACAGTCAGTGCATGGGTGTTTCAAAGTGCCACAGTGATGGATCTTGACTGCCGTCCACAGCTTCGAGGTTGTGCCTGCAGTAATGTGGTTGGCCTGCTGGGGGCACTGCTTGCCTTCTGCCTCTACTGCTTCAGCCTCAGCAAAGAAGGCAGCAAAGAGCCGTGTGTACCTGTTAATTCTGAATTTGCTTTCCGACCTTCCCTTTATGGGTGTCCTGGGGAATTCCTGACGGTCAGTATGTTGCTTTCAtcaaacttttcctttcctttctgaagtgaagaaaagggaaaacaaaaaaaaggtaataaGACTGAGAGCTAAGCAAAATGATGGAGTTTGGGAAGGATAGATAGATGGGTGAGATGGAAGGATGGCAAtgtgacgatgatgatgatgattaagaGAAATACGTGGGTGCATAGATAGAGTAAAAGAGTTATGAAGTAAGGGATAATAGTGGATTGTCCTGTCTCATGAGAATATTCAATAATGTAGATAAGGCTAATCAGTCAGTTTAGTCACTGctgtgtgtatgactgtgtaatgtgtttACTGCAGGCATACTGCTGGAGTGtgacactgctgctgctgctctatgACACTGGTGCTGTGGTCCTGCACTGCCTGCTGTCTGTCTCCGCTCTCAAAGCACTCAAAACGGACTAATATCACACTGTCTTTAAAGTAGTAAATCCCTTTGGgatctctattttttttaattatctatATGTTTTAAAcccaaacctatcctttaattatggagctggagccaggaggcATTtagattagcttagcataaagactggaagccggtgaaaacagctagcctgactcaAGTAGGTGTAAAAAATACACTTACCAACTCCTCTAATGCTCACATGCTAACTCCCCAAAACTGCAAATTGTCTTctttacatttatgtataaatTAAACACTTgcttccaatctttatgctaagttaagTTATCACCTTCTGGCTCCAGCACCatagttaaaggataggtttggatttttgttttttttttctttgtcttaataCAATGTGTACATGGAAATGAGTCATCATTGCTCTAACAATTCTTACTCTCCAACTGACCCTGAAGCTGTTCCTGTTGTGGTTTGcaaggtggacccaaatgctgACACAGACTAGAGTGAAGATGAATGAAATAAGACTTTATTGCCAGGGAGGTGGGgaatggaggtggatggagtgGGGATAAAGCAGGCTGAGGCAGAGGACTGGAGGGCTGAGATGAGTGAGGGAGAATGGCAAGGGCTGGCAGAGAGAAGCAGGTGGTAGTGGGCTGGAGAGCGTGCAAGCTGGCAGGCAGGTGAGTGGTGGCCAGTGCGATTACATAGGctacaaagtcaatgcaaagaagCAATCACGTAAATTCACCTGGGGCAGCAGAAATTAACGTGACTACACGTCTGTgcaaatgtttcaacttgagcaaaaaatTCACGTGTATCCCTGGACTTTTATGAATGTGTttcataaatgtacagagaggagaggaaaaaggagagagactggagggaaataacagacaGAACTGGAGTATGTGGTcaaaggctgaactgaacacaaacactggaaCACTCCCACAGATGCAGTGTGTTGcattactgtacattagctgtaaaCTAATTTCAGTTAGCTAAATCAAGTCAGTATCTTCTAAAATTACAGTGtgtttagtacaaaattccctaGTTTTGTTTCCACGAATGAAGTTTCTCACTGAGCTGTGGCAGAGGGATACATTCTGGTAGAGGTGGTGTGTAAGCCAAGTGTTGGAGTCATCCGGCTTTTACTACTCAAGACGCTCAGAGAAAactttaaagtgattttttttctttgcagatttGATAGCTGGAGTATTTTTGCAGCCTGTGTTTTTGGACACTAATATTTTAACAATCCGCTCAGCTGATTGACCCCAAGATCAGCTGTTCTGGTTGTTCTGAGAGTGCTGAAGCATCGTATTAGCATTAGCTGAACTTTGGAATGCATATTTGCACAGAacgagggctgtggattttggcccccatttCTCACAATGTAGTCACGTTCTGAGAGAATAGCTTCAGGGTTAGTACGGAGGGTAGGAATTGTTACAGCGACTGACACCCATTTCCATATACATAGTGGCATGTGTATTGTattgagacagacttgaaaaaacacTGAACGTATCCTTTAACCAACAGTCATATGAGTGGTATCAGTCTCTTTATCTCACTCTTGGAAAGAAAGTGagtaaacatatttcccaaaatgtcaaactattcctttaagaagTAGACAGGCCTCCCTTGTCCAATGAACTTGAACTCAAAGGAAAGTCTGTCGATATGGTCAACTGTCCTATCGgctagtggttcccaacctgggggtcaggaatctaataatgattaaaatgattcaaaagAAAGAAGTATTTATGttaatttctgttgattttttttaacctttcttGCAAAATATGGGTCTTATCTCATCTCTCACATCTCTCCAGCTCTTAAGAGGGCAGGTGAGACAGATGGTCAActtttaaaactaattaaaacatgtactTATTAGGATTACCATcttgtttctcatttttttaaaggaccatTTTTTTATTACAAGACTGTCAGCTAACATTGTTATAGCAAATACCTCAGTTTTAAAATTTTTACCCATTAAAGTGATCTACTCCTGATTCACTGCTAGCCAATTGTAGACCAAATTTCACCTAAACTTCAACTGTATTTGTGAGTACCCTATTAACAAGGAACACCACTGAtgtgaatttaaatgtataaatttagttttaatttatgAATATAGTTAATAATAGTtattacaaaatctgaactGTGGGGCTGATAGTATAGAAGATACATTTACCAGAACACTAAACCTGCctcaagttttattttcataggtGTATTTTTGCCATTAAGAAAGCCTCACAAAATGATAGTTTGGTGTGTTGGCTTTGAAAATGGATGTGGCTGGGCTATGTGTCATTACTGAATGTGTTAATATGTTTACTCATTAACAACAAttaattattgcagctttaaagttaCACCAAGAAATGTttaccacttgggggcagaagaaCTGACTAACACGCTGACAAGCCCACAGTCtgatatatttttgtcttaTAAAGTTGCTATTGTAACATTTTAGCACAAATAcctatttacatttacaaccaATTCAGGCAGTTATTTTGAGTCGAGTTTTCTGGGTACTTGGTGATAAGTTGTTGTCTTTCTAGTTCTGCTTATATGTTCACCAGTTAGCTgctaactctgtctgtctgctgtttgatgctgggcTGGTAGTGTACAGTGTTTACGATTCAGAGTTGGAAACAGCTGCCTTTTGGAAACAGGATTGATAAGAACAAGGAGACTAAAACATAACACATACAATAAAATCATGAAccaaacaataagaaaaaatcaaacaaacaataagctaaaagaggctaaaaagctctgtgcagctgcagagttgggtgataattctttgtgggtttgtcactgCGACCATACATCACAAATGTTAATCTGATGGAGAAAAATACTGATTGCTTGAGCTTCAGAGAATTTATGTCTAACCTACTTGTATGAAAAACACCAATTTCAAAATGACTTGTTAACATTTCTAGAGACTATGAATATGTGACAAAATTACCTTTAAGTGAATAACTGTAAATATTTGAAGTAAATGGTATTGACTCATAGTTATCTATCATCAAACTTGTGCTTCAATAATCtgttcatgtatttttttaaccaatTGCAGATATACTAAAAACAATCCAATTTGGGGACAGAAACAGAGGTTACAGATGTAACACCAATTTTACAGGAACAtatgacacatactgtacatacacacctGTTCAGTCTGTATTTACGTGGATGTTTATATAGCACTTTGTAATGATATATATGTAGTGTTTTACAATTTtataacaaatcaaatataaagaaaataatgaatatagGGGAGGGCACTAACATGAACATCTGCACTAGTCAACTCTAATCATTTTAAAGGAAGCAGCTTGTTGCAGCATTACATGGTGGCAAAATTTTTTAGGCCTGTATGCATGTTGTGGGAAGACAAACACCTTACACAAAGCCTTACAATATAAGCTTATACTTTATAAAGGTGTTGCTCTTATTGTGTCCACACCCTGCCTGTGCAAAAATACAGCTTATTCAAATGGTGTCCACTCATGATGTAATAAACTGTTTCTAAGACTCATGGTGTTTTACCATGTTGTCATCTATGGTTTTTTTGACAAGACTGACTTATTATGAGTGTTTCCATTACAGGGCCTGGGCAGTCAGCCAAAGAGCAGCTGTTGCCCAGGTAAACCGCTTCACAgtatattgatttgatttgatttattga is part of the Thunnus albacares chromosome 3, fThuAlb1.1, whole genome shotgun sequence genome and harbors:
- the si:dkey-9i23.16 gene encoding uncharacterized protein si:dkey-9i23.16, which codes for MSSEGVMPAAEPRLHRLSSWFDPETAAVVTILLGLFQVLLSVPLAYADQTLPKLFILPLVLGIVIVAGGSFTMANERNPSRLLLRGCACSNVVGLLGALLAFCLYCFSLSKEGSKEPCVPVNSEFAFRPSLYGCPGEFLTAYCWSVTLLLLLYDTGAVVLHCLLSVSALKALKTD